A part of Roseitalea porphyridii genomic DNA contains:
- a CDS encoding hydroxymethylglutaryl-CoA lyase, translating into MAAIEIVEVSPRDGLQNEKTLLSTADKLTLIDRAIAAGVRRMEVASFVNPKKVPQMADAEAVMSGLPARADVTYVGLALNDRGFSRALQAGVDEVNFAVMASDTFNQRNQGADAFETIGQLETIAARARGAVPVGVTVGTAFGCPFEGEIPVDRLLSIVDALAAIAPREIALADTIGVATPRDVARRVGAVRARFPKIPIRCHFHNTRNTGIANAWAAIEAGAATLDASLGGVGGCPFAPAATGNIATEDLVYMLDRAGIETGLDLEACIGAARWLEEALGHSLPGQVMKAGGFPDVA; encoded by the coding sequence ATGGCCGCCATCGAGATCGTCGAAGTGTCGCCGCGCGACGGCCTGCAGAACGAGAAGACGCTGCTGTCGACCGCGGACAAGCTGACGCTGATCGACCGGGCGATCGCGGCGGGCGTGCGGCGGATGGAGGTGGCGAGCTTCGTCAATCCCAAGAAGGTCCCGCAGATGGCGGACGCCGAGGCGGTGATGTCCGGCCTGCCCGCGCGTGCCGATGTGACCTATGTGGGGCTGGCCCTGAACGATCGCGGCTTCTCGCGGGCGCTTCAGGCCGGTGTCGACGAGGTCAATTTTGCGGTCATGGCCTCCGATACCTTCAACCAGCGCAACCAGGGCGCGGATGCGTTCGAGACGATCGGCCAGCTCGAGACGATCGCCGCGCGCGCCAGGGGGGCCGTGCCGGTGGGCGTCACGGTCGGCACCGCCTTCGGCTGTCCGTTCGAGGGGGAGATACCGGTCGACCGGCTGCTTTCGATCGTCGATGCGCTCGCCGCCATCGCGCCGCGCGAGATCGCGCTCGCCGACACGATCGGCGTCGCGACGCCGCGCGACGTGGCGAGGCGGGTCGGCGCGGTGCGGGCGCGGTTTCCGAAGATCCCGATCCGCTGTCATTTCCACAACACGCGCAACACCGGCATCGCCAATGCGTGGGCGGCGATCGAGGCGGGAGCGGCGACGCTCGATGCAAGCCTTGGCGGGGTCGGCGGCTGTCCGTTCGCACCGGCGGCGACCGGCAACATCGCGACAGAGGACCTTGTCTACATGCTCGATCGGGCCGGCATCGAGACCGGGCTCGATCTCGAGGCCTGTATCGGCGCCGCGCGGTGGCTCGAGGAAGCGCTCGGCCATTCGCTGCCGGGGCAGGTGATGAAGGCGGGCGGGTTTCCCGACGTAGCCTGA
- a CDS encoding TAXI family TRAP transporter solute-binding subunit, translating into MKLSQMMSAVALVALTATAAGAQDREGWPESFTVGTASQGGTYFAYGSGWANLVAEELGLSGGGEVTGGPMQNMALVHTGEAAFGMTTMGPAAESIAGTNPIAPGLEMTNACAMFPMYQTPFSVTALSSSGIGSIADIPAGAKIGFGPAGSTSDTYFPRMMETLGVEFERRNGGWSDLGGQLQDGLLDVIAFAAGVPVPAVSQLEVQTDINIIEFTEEEQAQIMEAFPVSEFTIGADTYTTLESDARSVSMWNFAIANCELPESFVNAVVDVVMSDNERMVNIHRAAASTVPENWDKNKVMKWHPGAAKWFMENAGADIPADMIHGG; encoded by the coding sequence ATGAAACTGTCTCAGATGATGTCGGCTGTCGCCCTCGTCGCGCTCACCGCCACGGCGGCTGGCGCGCAGGATCGCGAAGGCTGGCCGGAGAGCTTCACGGTCGGCACCGCCAGCCAGGGCGGCACCTATTTCGCCTACGGTTCGGGCTGGGCCAACCTGGTCGCCGAGGAACTGGGCCTTTCGGGCGGCGGCGAGGTGACCGGCGGACCGATGCAGAACATGGCGCTCGTACACACGGGCGAAGCCGCATTCGGCATGACCACGATGGGACCGGCCGCCGAATCGATCGCCGGCACGAACCCGATCGCGCCGGGTCTCGAAATGACCAATGCGTGCGCGATGTTCCCGATGTACCAGACGCCGTTCTCGGTGACCGCGCTGTCCTCGTCGGGCATCGGCTCGATCGCCGACATTCCCGCCGGCGCCAAGATCGGCTTCGGCCCGGCAGGCTCGACCTCGGACACCTACTTCCCGCGCATGATGGAAACGCTCGGCGTCGAATTCGAACGGCGCAACGGCGGCTGGTCCGACCTTGGCGGCCAGCTGCAGGACGGCCTGCTCGACGTGATCGCGTTCGCCGCCGGCGTGCCGGTTCCGGCGGTCAGCCAGCTCGAGGTGCAGACCGACATCAACATCATCGAGTTCACCGAGGAAGAGCAGGCGCAGATCATGGAGGCTTTCCCGGTCTCCGAGTTCACGATCGGCGCGGACACCTACACGACGCTCGAAAGCGACGCGCGCTCGGTGTCGATGTGGAACTTCGCGATCGCCAACTGCGAACTGCCCGAAAGCTTTGTCAACGCGGTCGTTGACGTCGTCATGTCGGACAATGAGCGCATGGTGAACATCCACCGCGCCGCCGCCTCGACCGTTCCGGAGAACTGGGACAAGAACAAGGTCATGAAGTGGCATCCCGGTGCCGCCAAATGGTTCATGGAAAATGCCGGCGCCGACATTCCCGCCGACATGATCCACGGCGGCTGA
- a CDS encoding TRAP transporter permease: MSEKTAQTDEVVVADGVDEEPVESNRRLYEGRTYLVISLFATVYAAFHMAALNGLSISEMTGGAVVIPFLPTFPMETWNFRIVHIAGALALGFLLFGGTRFASDRSETNPLFTWAALALMVPALFALGTALSFAVEIAGGVMWNGMDAGIRFNETWLFGAPLMTATVGGIVLSWFDRRGRGAVNPLDLVLAVCGVAVAAYLITIYGTLMRNSTGTPFAPIGISISAVAGTLLIMELTRRVAGMALVVISAIFLLYVFTGHYLPGFLNSPAISWQRFFSQVYTDAGILGPTTAVSSTYIILFIIFAAFLQASKVGDYFVNFAFAAAGRARGGPAKVAIFASGLMGMINGTSAGNVVATGSLTIPLMKKVGYHKKTAGAIEAAASTGGQIMPPIMGAGAFIMAEITGIPYTEIAIAAIIPAVLYFISIFFMVDFEAAKLGMRGMREDELPKFADMARRAFLFIPIIILIYALFQGYSVIRAGTLATAAAAVVSWLTPHRMGLRSIIKAFNIAGVMSIQIIAVCACAGIIVGVISLTGVGARFSNLLLGLAEASQLLALIFAMCIAILLGMGMPTTAAYAVAASVVAPGLVELGIQPLTAHFFVFYFAVVSAITPPVALASYAAAGVSGANPMETSVASFKIGIAAFVVPFMFFYNSALLMDSHTIEIIRAVLTAMLGVFLLAAGVQGWFFGKKTVWFLRVALIGTALVLIEGSVMTDIIGLAMAALVFFVQRVLKPREGLSIGVRGAD; the protein is encoded by the coding sequence ATGAGCGAGAAAACCGCACAAACCGACGAGGTGGTCGTTGCCGATGGGGTCGACGAAGAGCCCGTCGAAAGCAACCGCCGCCTCTATGAGGGCCGCACCTATCTCGTGATCAGCTTGTTCGCCACCGTCTACGCGGCTTTCCACATGGCGGCGCTGAACGGCCTTTCGATCTCGGAGATGACCGGCGGCGCGGTCGTCATCCCCTTCCTTCCCACCTTCCCGATGGAGACCTGGAATTTCCGGATCGTCCATATCGCCGGCGCGCTGGCGCTCGGCTTCCTTCTGTTCGGCGGCACGCGCTTTGCTTCCGATCGCAGCGAAACCAACCCGCTGTTCACCTGGGCCGCGCTGGCGCTGATGGTCCCGGCGCTGTTCGCGCTGGGAACGGCCCTGTCGTTCGCCGTCGAGATCGCCGGCGGGGTGATGTGGAACGGCATGGATGCGGGCATCCGTTTCAACGAGACCTGGCTGTTCGGCGCCCCGCTGATGACCGCGACGGTCGGCGGCATCGTCCTGTCCTGGTTCGACCGGCGCGGACGCGGCGCGGTCAACCCGCTCGATCTGGTGCTGGCGGTCTGCGGCGTCGCGGTCGCCGCCTATCTGATCACCATCTATGGCACCCTGATGCGCAACTCGACCGGCACGCCGTTCGCGCCGATCGGCATCTCCATCTCCGCCGTCGCCGGCACGCTGCTGATCATGGAACTGACCCGCCGCGTCGCCGGCATGGCGCTGGTGGTGATCTCTGCGATTTTTCTGCTCTACGTCTTCACCGGCCACTATCTGCCCGGCTTTCTGAATTCGCCGGCCATTTCCTGGCAGCGCTTCTTCTCCCAGGTCTACACCGATGCCGGCATTCTCGGCCCGACCACCGCCGTCTCGTCGACCTACATCATCCTGTTCATCATCTTCGCCGCATTCCTGCAGGCGTCCAAGGTCGGCGACTATTTCGTCAACTTCGCCTTTGCCGCCGCCGGACGGGCGCGCGGCGGACCGGCCAAGGTGGCGATCTTCGCCTCGGGCCTGATGGGCATGATCAATGGCACCAGCGCCGGCAACGTCGTCGCCACCGGATCGCTGACCATCCCGCTTATGAAGAAGGTCGGCTATCACAAGAAGACCGCCGGCGCGATCGAGGCCGCCGCCTCCACCGGCGGGCAGATCATGCCGCCGATCATGGGCGCGGGCGCCTTCATCATGGCCGAGATCACCGGCATTCCCTACACCGAGATCGCCATTGCCGCGATCATCCCGGCGGTGCTCTACTTCATCTCGATCTTCTTCATGGTCGACTTCGAGGCTGCCAAGCTCGGCATGCGCGGCATGCGCGAGGACGAACTGCCCAAATTCGCCGACATGGCCCGCCGCGCCTTCCTGTTCATCCCGATCATCATCCTGATCTACGCGCTGTTCCAGGGCTATTCGGTGATCCGCGCGGGCACGCTGGCGACCGCCGCCGCCGCCGTCGTCAGCTGGCTGACCCCGCATCGGATGGGCCTGCGCTCGATCATCAAGGCCTTCAACATCGCCGGCGTCATGTCGATCCAGATCATCGCGGTGTGCGCCTGCGCCGGCATCATCGTCGGCGTGATCTCGCTGACCGGCGTCGGCGCCCGGTTTTCCAACCTGCTTCTGGGTCTCGCCGAAGCCTCCCAGCTGCTGGCCCTCATCTTCGCGATGTGCATCGCGATCCTGCTCGGCATGGGCATGCCGACGACGGCGGCCTACGCGGTCGCCGCATCGGTGGTTGCGCCCGGTCTCGTCGAACTCGGAATCCAGCCGCTGACGGCGCATTTCTTCGTGTTCTATTTCGCCGTCGTCTCGGCGATCACGCCGCCGGTGGCGCTCGCCTCCTACGCGGCCGCGGGCGTCTCCGGTGCAAACCCGATGGAGACCTCGGTCGCCTCGTTCAAGATCGGCATTGCCGCCTTCGTCGTCCCGTTCATGTTTTTCTACAATTCTGCGCTCCTGATGGATTCGCACACGATCGAGATCATACGCGCGGTCCTGACCGCGATGCTCGGCGTGTTCCTGCTGGCGGCCGGGGTTCAGGGCTGGTTCTTCGGCAAGAAGACGGTCTGGTTCCTGCGCGTCGCGCTGATCGGCACCGCGCTGGTGCTGATCGAGGGTTCGGTGATGACCGACATCATCGGGCTTGCCATGGCCGCGCTGGTCTTCTTCGTCCAGCGCGTCCTCAAGCCGCGCGAGGGGCTCAGCATCGGCGTGCGCGGCGCCGACTGA
- a CDS encoding sigma-54-dependent transcriptional regulator: MTGETVLFVDDEEHLRLAAAQSLQLADLDVTCLDQADKALALVGRSFPGVLVTDIRMPGMDGIDLMRRSLEIDPEFPVILVTGHGDVELAVQCMREGAYDFLEKPYAPSRLVDTVRRALDKRRLTLENRALRSQVGGRDAIEARLTGRSAQMVALRHRIRAIAETEADVLIVGATGTGKEVAARALHRASSRSERPFVHINCAALPEALIESELFGHEAGAFPGATRARYGKFEHGRGGTVFLDEIESMPQPMQAKLLHVVQDRAITRLGSNDPVELDVRFIAASKTDLEAAAAAGRFRSDLLYRLNVVTLRVPDLTERREDVPRLFVQLVNEAAARYKRPAPAIPGAVLNAVAARDWPGNVRELRNAADRFALGLDLDIGVNGVGAGPGTAPVSLAEQLAEHEKALIAASLTAHAGSLKETYEALGLSRKALYEKMQKYGLSRDAFTTDEAGA; encoded by the coding sequence ATGACCGGCGAAACGGTTCTGTTCGTCGACGACGAGGAGCATCTGCGGCTTGCCGCCGCGCAGTCGCTGCAACTGGCCGACCTGGACGTGACCTGCCTCGATCAGGCCGACAAGGCGCTCGCGCTGGTCGGCCGCAGCTTTCCCGGCGTCCTGGTCACCGACATCCGCATGCCCGGCATGGACGGCATCGACCTGATGCGCCGGTCGCTGGAGATCGACCCGGAATTCCCGGTGATCCTGGTGACCGGCCACGGCGATGTCGAACTCGCCGTCCAGTGCATGCGCGAGGGCGCCTACGATTTCCTCGAAAAGCCCTATGCGCCAAGCCGGCTCGTGGACACGGTCAGGCGGGCGCTCGACAAGCGCCGGCTGACGCTTGAGAACCGCGCGCTGCGCTCGCAGGTCGGCGGCCGCGACGCGATCGAGGCGCGCCTGACCGGCCGCAGCGCACAGATGGTGGCGCTGCGCCACCGCATCCGCGCGATCGCCGAAACCGAGGCGGACGTGCTGATCGTCGGCGCCACCGGCACCGGCAAGGAAGTGGCCGCGCGCGCCCTGCACCGGGCCAGCAGCCGCAGCGAACGTCCTTTCGTGCACATCAATTGCGCCGCGCTGCCCGAGGCGCTGATCGAGAGCGAACTGTTCGGCCACGAGGCCGGCGCCTTCCCCGGCGCGACGCGGGCCCGGTATGGCAAGTTCGAGCACGGGCGCGGCGGCACCGTGTTCCTCGACGAGATCGAATCGATGCCCCAGCCGATGCAGGCGAAGCTGCTGCATGTGGTCCAGGATCGCGCCATCACGCGGCTGGGCTCCAACGATCCGGTCGAGCTCGATGTCCGTTTCATCGCTGCCAGCAAGACCGATCTCGAGGCCGCGGCCGCCGCCGGCCGGTTCCGCAGCGACCTGCTCTACCGGCTGAACGTCGTCACGCTGCGCGTGCCCGACCTCACCGAGCGCCGGGAGGACGTGCCGCGCCTGTTCGTCCAGCTCGTCAACGAAGCGGCCGCCCGCTACAAGCGCCCTGCCCCGGCCATTCCCGGCGCCGTGCTCAACGCGGTCGCCGCGCGCGACTGGCCCGGCAATGTGCGCGAGCTGCGCAACGCGGCGGACCGGTTCGCGCTCGGCCTCGATCTGGACATCGGCGTCAACGGCGTCGGCGCAGGACCCGGTACGGCGCCGGTCAGTCTCGCCGAGCAACTCGCCGAGCACGAGAAGGCCCTGATCGCGGCCAGCCTCACCGCCCACGCCGGCAGCCTCAAGGAGACCTACGAGGCGCTCGGCCTTTCGCGAAAGGCGCTCTACGAGAAGATGCAGAAATACGGCCTGTCGCGCGATGCCTTTACGACGGACGAGGCCGGCGCCTGA